The Desulfonatronum sp. SC1 genome window below encodes:
- the lpxA gene encoding acyl-ACP--UDP-N-acetylglucosamine O-acyltransferase codes for MGTLIHSTAVVDPGAQLGQDVQIGPMCVIDADVIVGDRTKIDAQARIHAHTRLGSDNHVHSFAFIGGDPQHIKYKGEPTLLEIGDRNLIREYSTLHRGTVDGEGVTRLGSDCLLMAYAHVAHDCVVEDKVIMANAATLGGHVYVGTRAVLGGLCAVHQFARVGAYAFIGGKAGISLDIPPYMIATGTPAKLYGPNVIGLKRQGFSSEAVANIEKAYKIIWRSGKKRQEAIEDVRQTCPESSEVAFLLDFLQGTTRGVSADNQLAVNGQDIPLY; via the coding sequence ATGGGTACGTTGATCCATTCCACCGCCGTCGTCGATCCGGGCGCGCAACTGGGCCAGGACGTCCAGATCGGACCGATGTGCGTCATCGACGCGGACGTGATCGTCGGCGACCGGACCAAGATCGACGCCCAGGCCCGCATCCACGCCCACACTCGGCTCGGTTCCGACAACCACGTGCATTCCTTTGCCTTCATCGGCGGCGACCCTCAGCATATCAAATACAAGGGCGAACCGACCCTGCTGGAAATCGGCGACCGCAACCTGATCAGGGAATACTCCACTCTGCATCGGGGTACGGTTGACGGCGAGGGAGTGACCCGCCTCGGTTCGGACTGTCTGCTGATGGCCTATGCCCACGTGGCCCACGATTGCGTTGTGGAGGACAAGGTGATCATGGCCAACGCGGCTACCCTGGGTGGGCACGTATATGTCGGAACCAGAGCCGTGCTCGGCGGATTGTGCGCCGTGCATCAATTCGCCCGTGTCGGGGCGTACGCTTTCATCGGCGGCAAGGCCGGCATCAGCCTGGACATCCCTCCGTACATGATCGCCACGGGCACTCCGGCCAAGCTTTACGGCCCCAACGTCATCGGGTTGAAGCGCCAAGGGTTCTCCTCCGAGGCCGTGGCCAACATCGAAAAAGCCTACAAGATCATCTGGCGTTCCGGAAAAAAGCGCCAGGAGGCCATCGAAGATGTCCGGCAGACCTGTCCGGAATCCTCCGAAGTCGCTTTCCTGCTCGATTTCCTCCAGGGCACGACCCGGGGCGTTTCCGCGGACAACCAACTCGCGGTCAACGGCCAGGACATTCCCCTCTATTGA
- the lpxD gene encoding UDP-3-O-(3-hydroxymyristoyl)glucosamine N-acyltransferase has product MSHTLSELAGLLGLSLQGPDLIIHGLAGLERAGPGELSFLSGPKHLTQLRRTKAGAVIVPAEFASEVGSVLISANPYLDFTRALRLYAVPQGSFSGHSEAAWVHPEARVDSSATLYPFVFVGQRAEIGKDSRLFSGVYVGEDCRIGERVTIYPNAVLMSGTEVRDDVIIHPGAVLGSDGFGYTPGSRGLEKVPQVGNLVIENHVEIGANTTIDRATLGTTLIGAGTKIDNLVQIGHNVEVGPHCILVSQVGIAGSSKLGERVTLAGQVGVADHLHLGDGCRVGAKSGVNRSLAGGQDYLGSPAVEARKFLRVAATWNRLPDMAKRLAALEKELETLKANLSKEES; this is encoded by the coding sequence ATGTCCCACACGCTCTCCGAACTGGCCGGCCTGTTGGGGCTGTCCTTGCAGGGGCCCGATCTGATCATTCACGGGCTGGCTGGATTGGAAAGAGCAGGTCCCGGCGAGTTGAGTTTTCTCTCCGGACCGAAACATCTGACACAACTCCGTCGGACGAAGGCCGGGGCGGTGATCGTCCCGGCCGAGTTCGCGTCCGAAGTCGGTTCGGTCCTGATCAGCGCCAATCCCTACCTGGATTTCACGCGGGCTCTGCGCCTGTACGCCGTCCCACAGGGAAGTTTTTCCGGCCACTCCGAGGCGGCTTGGGTTCATCCGGAGGCCCGGGTGGATTCCTCGGCGACTCTGTATCCTTTCGTCTTCGTGGGGCAAAGGGCGGAAATCGGAAAGGATTCCCGGCTGTTCAGCGGCGTGTACGTGGGCGAGGACTGCCGGATCGGCGAGCGGGTGACCATCTACCCCAACGCCGTGCTCATGTCCGGGACGGAGGTGAGAGACGACGTGATCATTCACCCTGGGGCCGTGTTGGGCAGCGACGGGTTTGGGTACACTCCCGGTTCCCGAGGACTGGAAAAAGTACCCCAGGTCGGCAACCTGGTGATCGAGAATCACGTGGAGATCGGCGCCAACACCACCATCGACCGGGCCACCTTGGGGACCACCCTAATCGGTGCCGGAACGAAAATCGACAACCTCGTGCAGATCGGACATAACGTGGAGGTCGGACCCCATTGCATCCTGGTTTCCCAGGTGGGCATCGCCGGGAGTTCCAAGCTGGGCGAGCGGGTCACGCTGGCCGGCCAGGTGGGCGTCGCCGACCATCTGCACCTGGGCGACGGCTGCCGAGTCGGGGCTAAGTCCGGGGTGAACCGGTCCCTTGCCGGAGGGCAGGATTATCTCGGTTCTCCGGCGGTGGAAGCCAGGAAGTTCCTGCGCGTCGCCGCCACCTGGAACCGCCTGCCGGACATGGCCAAACGACTGGCCGCGTTGGAAAAAGAACTCGAAACCCTGAAAGCGAACCTTTCCAAGGAAGAATCATGA
- the fdhD gene encoding formate dehydrogenase accessory sulfurtransferase FdhD → MHNLPLDIAASTLIITRDGQETAQEQVLVEQPVEVALNERVIGTAMVLAQDLDVFGAGFLFGQGYVSTPDDIVEVVLCEQGRVTVYARTEDRGADRTGGRSDERDADPETIITSGCGGTGRISRRMLEEEFSLAAETRINLGQVGELIRGTLGASTLQQDTHCVHACGYWAEGRFLGCFEDVGRHNAVDKVIGAILLRRFPTGGAVYTTGRLTSDMVLKCARIGIPIVLSRSAPSSLGLDIARRADLTLGGYARPGRVNIFNAPRRIVVQLQDDAATTVS, encoded by the coding sequence ATGCACAACTTACCCTTGGATATAGCCGCTTCCACGCTGATCATCACTCGTGACGGCCAGGAGACGGCTCAGGAACAGGTTCTTGTGGAGCAGCCCGTGGAGGTTGCCCTGAATGAGCGGGTCATCGGGACGGCCATGGTTCTGGCTCAGGATCTGGACGTGTTCGGGGCCGGCTTTCTTTTCGGGCAGGGATATGTGTCCACGCCCGACGACATCGTGGAGGTCGTGCTTTGCGAGCAGGGCCGGGTCACGGTGTACGCGCGGACGGAAGATCGGGGCGCTGACCGGACGGGAGGTCGTTCCGACGAGCGGGATGCGGACCCGGAGACCATCATCACTTCGGGTTGCGGAGGGACCGGGCGGATCAGCCGGAGGATGCTGGAAGAGGAGTTTTCGCTGGCGGCGGAGACCCGGATCAATCTGGGTCAGGTCGGGGAGTTGATTCGCGGGACTTTGGGTGCTTCCACCTTGCAACAGGACACCCACTGCGTGCATGCCTGCGGATACTGGGCCGAGGGGCGATTTCTGGGATGCTTCGAGGATGTCGGGCGGCACAATGCCGTGGACAAGGTCATCGGGGCGATCCTGTTGCGGCGCTTTCCCACGGGTGGGGCCGTGTACACCACTGGGCGGCTGACGTCGGACATGGTCTTGAAGTGCGCCCGGATTGGCATTCCGATAGTCCTCTCCCGATCCGCTCCGTCATCTTTGGGCCTGGATATCGCCAGGCGGGCCGATCTGACCCTGGGCGGGTACGCTCGCCCGGGACGGGTGAACATTTTCAACGCGCCCCGGCGAATCGTCGTCCAGTTGCAGGACGACGCCGCGACGACCGTCTCATGA
- the fabZ gene encoding 3-hydroxyacyl-ACP dehydratase FabZ codes for MSSTDPSRIDIRGIMDLLPHRYPLLLVDRVLEYEPKASIRAIKNVTFNEPFFQGHFPGYPLMPGVLIIEALAQTAGLLLMVSKPKEELHNKLFLFTGLERVKFRRQVVPGDQLELHMRHVRNKMNVWKMEGTAQVNGQVVAEATLSGAFVDREQA; via the coding sequence ATGAGCAGTACCGACCCGTCGCGTATCGATATTCGGGGGATCATGGACCTGTTGCCCCATCGCTACCCGCTGTTGTTGGTGGACCGGGTTCTAGAATACGAGCCCAAGGCCTCCATTCGGGCGATCAAGAACGTCACGTTCAACGAGCCCTTTTTTCAAGGACATTTCCCCGGCTATCCCCTGATGCCCGGGGTGCTGATTATCGAGGCCCTGGCCCAGACCGCCGGGCTGTTGCTCATGGTGAGCAAGCCGAAGGAAGAGCTACACAACAAACTTTTTCTGTTCACCGGGCTGGAGCGGGTCAAGTTTCGCCGGCAAGTGGTGCCCGGAGACCAACTGGAACTCCACATGAGACACGTTAGAAACAAGATGAACGTCTGGAAAATGGAAGGAACGGCTCAGGTCAACGGACAGGTGGTGGCCGAGGCGACCCTCAGCGGCGCCTTCGTGGATCGGGAGCAGGCGTGA
- a CDS encoding LpxI family protein, which translates to MDYFDQSHTANARSGTLAIIAGGGRLPRLVLDGARAMGLRVVGVGFGGETEADLIRDMDAWQWLHLGQLGKLIAFCKQQGVKRIVMAGKVHKARAVDFRPDWRAAKLLWKVRNTQDDVLLRAITEELESEGMAVVAAQDFLPHLKTPEGELTRRKPTPEEQADIQFGWPLARQMGSLDVGQCVVVRKRSAVAVEALEGTDATILRAGELVGPGCVVIKVFKPIQDPRLDLPAIGPQTIRTMIQAQASCLAVESGRSLFLDLPESLSLADSAGISIVGLAS; encoded by the coding sequence ATGGACTATTTTGACCAATCGCACACGGCAAACGCTCGTTCCGGGACCCTGGCGATCATCGCCGGAGGGGGCCGCCTGCCGCGGTTGGTGCTTGACGGGGCGCGAGCCATGGGACTGCGCGTCGTGGGCGTGGGGTTCGGCGGAGAGACCGAAGCGGACTTGATCCGGGATATGGATGCGTGGCAGTGGTTGCACCTGGGACAGTTGGGCAAGCTGATCGCCTTTTGCAAGCAGCAAGGCGTCAAGCGGATCGTCATGGCGGGTAAGGTACACAAGGCCCGGGCCGTCGATTTTCGACCGGACTGGCGAGCGGCCAAATTGCTCTGGAAGGTTCGGAACACGCAGGATGACGTCCTGTTACGGGCCATCACCGAGGAACTGGAAAGCGAAGGCATGGCCGTGGTCGCGGCCCAGGACTTCCTGCCCCACCTGAAAACTCCGGAAGGCGAACTGACCCGGCGCAAGCCCACGCCGGAAGAACAAGCGGACATCCAATTCGGTTGGCCCCTGGCCCGGCAAATGGGCTCTCTGGACGTGGGTCAGTGCGTGGTGGTCCGCAAGCGCAGCGCCGTGGCCGTGGAGGCCCTGGAGGGCACCGACGCCACGATTCTGCGGGCTGGCGAACTGGTCGGACCGGGGTGCGTGGTGATCAAAGTCTTCAAACCGATCCAGGACCCGCGTCTTGATCTCCCGGCCATCGGCCCGCAAACCATCCGGACCATGATCCAGGCCCAGGCCTCCTGCCTGGCAGTGGAATCGGGCCGCAGCCTGTTTCTGGACCTCCCGGAAAGCCTCAGCCTGGCCGATTCGGCCGGGATCAGTATCGTCGGGCTGGCATCATGA
- the bamA gene encoding outer membrane protein assembly factor BamA: MIPKFRLFSLKSTRLGPIGGVLLAMALFSVCWLVTPFQAEAQTGSATKLIVLPFEINAAPDLDHLQEGLPELIREQLRAHDFEVHPGDQTLQLLRAQELAELDLAAARDMALLSASAHAIYGSFSQIGENISLDVRLVEAFGLKPAKSFFVVRDGLINLLPAVEELVERVTRELRQVETIAEILVEGNQTLGSDVVLLRIRSQKGDIYDPQVVNEDIRRLFELGFFDDITIRVEDGPSGKILTFEVSERPRIQAISVIGAKEIKEGDILKAITTRTGSVINPRILADDLGKIRELYRQKGYYLAQVDYNLEQTDARQARLNITVNEGNRLFIRDIVIEGAESLSQRELRKELVLGERGLFSWLTGSGILREELLERDAAALEAYYANRGFLDARVGQPEVEYLEEGIRITFKVEEGSRYKVGTIGFRGDLLEPEEELLKLISLDDLQAREAFFDRSVLRQDLQTLADHYTEYGYAFAQSDAQLDIQRDDLLVNVIYILDKASLVYIRRVLIEGNTKTRDNVIRREMRLGDGDLFSGTKLTRSNERLVRMDFFEMVDIETLATPNPSELDLKVTVKEKPTGMLSAGVGYSSLDKVFVSGTVQERNLFGRGYNLAIRGTLSGRSTIYDISVTNPSWRDSPLSVGTDLYHWWRDYKDYDRKAVGGRFRLSYPLGEYTRLFWNYRLERYKIYNIKENAAQRIRDAEGTKWASSTYVAASRDTTNRLFNPSRGTLNTLSVQYSGGALQGDDHFIKTTYDSHFYYPLFWETIFHWRGNVGFLFDNDGKEAPVFERFYLGGIDSVRGYPGMEISPRDPETNDRIGGTKQFYTNFEYLFPLNQDLGLVGLLFFDAGNVWDQGESFGSKLYKSVGTGVRWYSPLGPLRLEYGYGLDRLQGEKQSGIEFTIGQVF, translated from the coding sequence ATGATCCCCAAATTTCGTCTGTTTTCGCTCAAATCGACCCGTCTTGGACCGATCGGCGGCGTTCTCCTCGCCATGGCCTTGTTTTCCGTGTGTTGGCTCGTCACGCCATTTCAGGCCGAGGCCCAGACCGGTTCCGCCACGAAACTGATCGTCTTGCCTTTTGAAATCAACGCCGCGCCGGACCTGGACCATCTTCAGGAAGGACTGCCGGAGCTGATCCGGGAACAGTTGCGGGCCCACGATTTCGAGGTCCATCCCGGAGACCAGACCCTTCAACTGCTGCGCGCCCAGGAACTGGCCGAACTGGACTTGGCCGCGGCCCGGGACATGGCCCTGCTGTCCGCGTCCGCGCACGCCATCTACGGCAGTTTCAGCCAGATCGGCGAGAACATCAGCCTTGACGTGCGTTTGGTGGAGGCTTTTGGTCTGAAACCGGCCAAATCGTTTTTCGTGGTCCGGGACGGGTTGATCAACCTGCTGCCCGCCGTGGAAGAACTGGTCGAGCGGGTCACCCGCGAGCTGCGTCAGGTGGAGACCATCGCCGAGATTCTGGTGGAGGGGAACCAAACCCTGGGATCGGACGTAGTTCTTCTGCGCATTCGCAGCCAGAAGGGCGACATCTATGATCCGCAGGTGGTCAACGAGGATATCAGGCGTCTTTTTGAGCTGGGCTTTTTCGACGACATCACCATCCGAGTGGAGGACGGGCCGAGCGGCAAGATTTTGACCTTCGAAGTTTCGGAGCGCCCAAGGATTCAAGCCATCAGCGTGATCGGGGCCAAGGAGATCAAGGAAGGGGACATTCTCAAGGCCATCACCACCCGGACGGGGAGCGTCATCAACCCCCGGATACTGGCCGACGACCTGGGAAAAATTCGGGAGCTTTACCGGCAGAAAGGTTACTATCTGGCCCAGGTGGACTACAATCTGGAACAGACCGATGCTCGGCAAGCCAGGTTGAACATCACGGTAAATGAAGGCAACCGCCTGTTTATCCGCGATATTGTCATCGAGGGGGCCGAATCCCTGAGTCAGCGCGAGTTGCGCAAAGAACTGGTGCTTGGAGAGCGGGGGCTTTTTTCCTGGCTGACCGGATCGGGCATCCTGAGGGAAGAACTGTTGGAGCGCGACGCCGCGGCTCTGGAAGCCTATTACGCCAACCGCGGTTTTCTGGATGCCCGGGTCGGCCAGCCGGAGGTGGAATACCTGGAAGAAGGCATCCGTATCACCTTCAAGGTCGAAGAAGGTTCCAGGTATAAAGTCGGAACCATCGGCTTTCGCGGCGATCTGCTGGAACCCGAGGAAGAACTGTTGAAGTTGATTTCCCTGGACGATCTCCAGGCTCGAGAGGCCTTCTTTGATCGATCCGTCCTTCGCCAGGATCTGCAGACCTTGGCCGACCACTATACCGAGTACGGGTATGCCTTTGCCCAGAGCGACGCCCAGTTGGACATCCAGCGGGACGATCTGCTGGTCAACGTGATCTATATCCTGGACAAAGCCTCGCTGGTCTACATCCGTCGTGTACTCATCGAAGGCAACACAAAAACCCGGGACAACGTCATTCGTCGGGAGATGCGTCTTGGGGACGGCGACCTGTTCAGCGGGACCAAATTGACCCGCTCCAACGAACGCCTCGTACGCATGGATTTTTTTGAAATGGTAGACATTGAAACCCTGGCAACGCCTAACCCCAGCGAACTGGATCTGAAGGTCACTGTCAAGGAAAAGCCCACCGGAATGCTCAGCGCCGGGGTGGGCTATTCCAGCTTGGACAAGGTTTTCGTTTCAGGCACGGTCCAGGAACGCAACTTGTTCGGCAGAGGCTACAATTTGGCCATCAGGGGTACGCTCAGTGGTCGCAGCACGATTTACGACATCAGCGTAACCAATCCGTCTTGGAGGGACTCGCCCCTGAGTGTGGGGACGGATCTCTACCACTGGTGGAGAGATTACAAGGATTACGACCGCAAGGCCGTGGGAGGTCGGTTCCGGCTGTCCTATCCTCTGGGCGAGTACACCAGGCTGTTCTGGAATTACCGTTTGGAGCGGTATAAAATCTATAACATCAAGGAGAATGCGGCCCAGCGCATCCGCGACGCCGAAGGCACCAAGTGGGCCAGTTCCACCTATGTCGCCGCCAGTCGGGACACCACGAACAGATTGTTCAACCCGTCCCGTGGTACGCTGAACACGCTTTCGGTCCAGTATTCCGGCGGCGCTTTACAGGGCGACGACCATTTCATCAAAACCACGTACGATTCTCATTTCTACTATCCGCTTTTCTGGGAAACAATTTTTCACTGGCGGGGAAATGTGGGCTTTCTGTTCGACAACGACGGCAAAGAGGCCCCTGTCTTCGAACGGTTTTATCTTGGCGGGATCGACTCTGTCCGCGGCTATCCGGGGATGGAGATTTCACCCCGCGATCCGGAGACCAACGACCGGATCGGCGGCACGAAGCAGTTTTACACAAACTTTGAATATCTGTTTCCGCTGAACCAGGATTTGGGGCTGGTCGGCCTGCTCTTTTTCGACGCGGGCAACGTCTGGGATCAAGGCGAGAGTTTCGGGTCCAAACTCTATAAAAGCGTGGGCACCGGCGTGCGCTGGTACTCTCCGCTGGGGCCGTTGCGCCTGGAGTACGGCTACGGACTGGATCGCCTCCAAGGTGAAAAGCAAAGCGGGATTGAGTTCACCATCGGCCAAGTTTTCTAG
- a CDS encoding ABC transporter ATP-binding protein: MSDALLLDVRGLGKEVHNAAERLTILKHVDFTLRFGETAAVLGASGSGKSTLLHLLGTLDQPTSGSVFFAGRDTTTLTRTEKDRLRNESVGFVFQFHHLLPEFSTLENVAMPGLIAGRSHAWSRHEAATMLDMVGLADRGRHRVTTLSGGERQRVAIARALLLKPRLVLADEPTGNLDVEAGESVKRVLLELNQTLGTSLVVVTHNQDLAQAMRHRYELRGGELFPL, encoded by the coding sequence ATGAGTGACGCGTTGTTGCTTGACGTGCGCGGACTCGGCAAGGAGGTGCACAACGCGGCGGAGCGGTTGACCATCCTCAAGCACGTGGACTTCACTCTGCGGTTCGGAGAAACCGCGGCCGTGCTCGGTGCGTCGGGATCGGGGAAATCCACCCTGCTGCATCTCCTGGGTACCCTGGACCAGCCCACCTCCGGCTCGGTTTTTTTTGCCGGTCGGGACACGACCACGTTGACGCGGACTGAAAAGGATCGACTGCGCAACGAGAGCGTCGGCTTCGTGTTCCAGTTTCATCACTTGTTGCCGGAATTCTCCACGTTGGAAAACGTGGCCATGCCCGGACTGATCGCCGGGCGATCCCATGCCTGGTCCCGGCACGAGGCCGCCACGATGCTGGACATGGTCGGCTTGGCTGACCGCGGCCGACACCGGGTGACCACCCTTTCCGGCGGCGAGCGTCAGCGGGTGGCCATTGCCCGGGCTTTGCTGCTCAAGCCCCGGTTGGTCCTGGCGGACGAGCCCACCGGGAACCTGGACGTGGAAGCCGGGGAAAGCGTGAAGCGTGTGCTTTTGGAACTGAATCAAACCTTGGGAACGAGCTTGGTCGTCGTAACCCATAATCAAGATCTGGCCCAAGCCATGCGGCATCGTTACGAGCTGCGTGGCGGCGAACTGTTTCCCTTGTAA
- a CDS encoding OmpH family outer membrane protein: MRLYFRVLLLATLLLMIGVSAPAWAQVKVGILDMQAIIAESVPGQEAMSELRTRFESMKGELDTQNETITKLRDELQRQSMVLSQEAQQDKELEYRRKVRDFQDQFQAFQVKMKTEEDRLSEPILDLLLEVINTYGKQNKFTMIIDGNASGLVYADDAVVITDAVKEELNKAWRAR, encoded by the coding sequence ATGCGTTTGTATTTTCGAGTGTTGCTTCTCGCGACGCTGCTTTTGATGATAGGTGTTTCCGCACCGGCCTGGGCTCAAGTCAAGGTCGGCATCCTGGACATGCAGGCGATTATCGCGGAGTCGGTTCCCGGGCAGGAAGCCATGAGCGAGCTGCGTACCCGGTTTGAGTCCATGAAAGGCGAGCTGGACACGCAGAACGAAACCATCACCAAGCTGCGCGACGAGTTGCAACGCCAAAGCATGGTCCTCAGCCAGGAGGCCCAGCAGGACAAGGAACTGGAGTACCGCCGGAAGGTGCGTGACTTTCAAGACCAGTTCCAGGCCTTTCAAGTGAAGATGAAAACCGAGGAGGATCGCCTGAGCGAGCCGATTCTGGATCTGCTCTTGGAGGTCATCAATACTTACGGCAAGCAAAACAAGTTTACCATGATCATTGACGGCAACGCTTCGGGCTTGGTGTACGCCGACGACGCCGTGGTCATCACCGACGCCGTGAAAGAAGAGTTGAACAAAGCCTGGCGGGCCAGGTAG